TTCCAATCAGTATCAGGGTTGTACAGGGGGTGGCGGCACACGAAGGCGTCGAACCGGTTGATCTCGAACCGCCGCTACACGAGGTGGTCGATACAGACGCGCTCAACATGCTGTTTCGTTCGACGGACGACTCGAACGTGAGCGTCGAGTTCACGTATCGTGGAACGCACGTCTGCATCGATGATTCGGGGAAGATCGAGATAACGGCGACGACCACGGATTCCAGCAGTTCGACTACGGCCGAATGACGCCAACTAGCCAGTCCTGACCGGGATGGTTTTGCACGCGTTATCGTGAGACACCGTATTTTCGGCCGTCATGTAGTCGGGTGTTCACTGACGGCTAGTGGCTACTGTCACTCAGTACAGCGCTTGATTCGCGCGTGGAGAGGGAAATCGAAGAGTTACCGGCCGGTCACGGATACCGCTCGGCCGACGGATACGCGGCCCGCTGTGGCAGTCACGTGTCGTTTGGTCCGTTTGGGACCGCTCGAGAACCAGCGATGGATTCTCAGCGGGGCTCCACTTCGCTGTCGGTGACCGAATATGGGTACGAGTCACCCGTCTACGGTAACGAACGGTGTCGCAGGCGTAAACATGTGATCGTCGATGTACCCCCAGTCGTCGAACTCGTTGAAGAGGCCGCCTGCGGAAAACCCGTAGTAGTCGGGCGGTGAATTGTAGTTCATCACGCTCGTGTAGCTGGCGAAGCTGTACTGGTCGGTGTCGATTCCCTCGAAGTTGGTATTCGAGAGGCCGAGCGAGTGGCCCAGTTCGTGCATTACGGTTGACCCCGTCTCGTCGCGACCCGACTGTGCTTCGACCATCATCGTGCCGAGCCCGGCTTTGCCGACGACGTTTCCGGTACTTTGCTCGCCGTCGATGGCTTCGACGATAACCAGATAGTGATACCCCGTTCCGTCCCGATCGAAATAGCGGGAGCGGTACCCGTTCAAATCGCCGGTATCGGTCGACGACTCCCGCGGGATCGTCTCGTTGAAGCGCATGTGGAGGTCGCCACCGGTCGATCCGTCGGGATTGTCAAGCGGGGCCGCGTCGAATTCGGCGACGATCCGCTCGGCTTCGCTTCGCTCGAGTTCGACTCCCTCCATGGTATCGATTTCGACGTAGATATCCGTCCTGAGCGAGTCGGCATCGGGATACAGATCCTGCCGGTGGATCTCCACGCCATCCGGGAGCCCGTCGTCGTCGGTGTCTGACTCCGTCGGATCGGTTCCGTGCTCGTGGACTTCCAGACCAT
This genomic stretch from Natrinema sp. SYSU A 869 harbors:
- a CDS encoding HalOD1 output domain-containing protein, which encodes MSRSVPISIRVVQGVAAHEGVEPVDLEPPLHEVVDTDALNMLFRSTDDSNVSVEFTYRGTHVCIDDSGKIEITATTTDSSSSTTAE